A single window of Malus sylvestris chromosome 5, drMalSylv7.2, whole genome shotgun sequence DNA harbors:
- the LOC126621090 gene encoding protein LSD1-like isoform X2, with amino-acid sequence MQSQLVCSGCRSVLLYPRGATNVCCALCNTITPVPAPGTEMAQLICGGCRTLLMHTRGATSVRCSCCHTVNLAPASSQVAHINCGNCRTTLMYPFGAPSVKCAVCHFVTNAGMANMRVPIPAHRPNGTANSGMVPSTSASQTVVVENPMSVDESGKLVSNVVVGVTRGKTSTA; translated from the exons ATGCAGAGCCAGCTTGTGTGTAGTGGGTGTAGGAGCGTTCTTCTATATCCTAGAGGAGCTACAAATGTATGCTGTGCATTATGCAATACAATCACCCCAGTCCCTGCTCCTG GGACTGAAATGGCTCAACTTATTTGTGGGGGTTGTAGGACGTTGCTAATGCATACACGTGGGGCAACAAGTGTGAGGTGCTCCTGTTGTCACACAGTAAATCTTGCTCCAG CATCCAGTCAGGTCGCCCACATCAACTGTGGAAACTGCCGGACAACGCTTATGTATCCATTTGGAGCTCCTTCGGTCAAATGTGCAGTCTGTCACTTTGTTACTAATGCTGGG ATGGCCAATATGAGGGTTCCAATTCCAGCGCACAGACCTAATGGGACGGCCAATTCAGGAATGGTGCCCTCtacttcagca AGCCAGACCGTTGTCGTTGAGAACCCTATGTCTGTTGATGAAAGTGGCAAATTG GTGAGCAACGTCGTCGTTGGTGTCACACGGGGAAAAACTAGCACAGCGTGA
- the LOC126621090 gene encoding protein LSD1-like isoform X1: MQSQLVCSGCRSVLLYPRGATNVCCALCNTITPVPAPGTEMAQLICGGCRTLLMHTRGATSVRCSCCHTVNLAPASSQVAHINCGNCRTTLMYPFGAPSVKCAVCHFVTNAGMANMRVPIPAHRPNGTANSGMVPSTSAAMPHSQSQTVVVENPMSVDESGKLVSNVVVGVTRGKTSTA, encoded by the exons ATGCAGAGCCAGCTTGTGTGTAGTGGGTGTAGGAGCGTTCTTCTATATCCTAGAGGAGCTACAAATGTATGCTGTGCATTATGCAATACAATCACCCCAGTCCCTGCTCCTG GGACTGAAATGGCTCAACTTATTTGTGGGGGTTGTAGGACGTTGCTAATGCATACACGTGGGGCAACAAGTGTGAGGTGCTCCTGTTGTCACACAGTAAATCTTGCTCCAG CATCCAGTCAGGTCGCCCACATCAACTGTGGAAACTGCCGGACAACGCTTATGTATCCATTTGGAGCTCCTTCGGTCAAATGTGCAGTCTGTCACTTTGTTACTAATGCTGGG ATGGCCAATATGAGGGTTCCAATTCCAGCGCACAGACCTAATGGGACGGCCAATTCAGGAATGGTGCCCTCtacttcagca GCAATGCCTCATTCTCAGAGCCAGACCGTTGTCGTTGAGAACCCTATGTCTGTTGATGAAAGTGGCAAATTG GTGAGCAACGTCGTCGTTGGTGTCACACGGGGAAAAACTAGCACAGCGTGA
- the LOC126621087 gene encoding CASP-like protein 1B1, which yields MALENGQKPEDRAELAAVTKPTDWTIVVLRVVGFFATVTATVVMASNKETKSLVVAPPISVTLTAKFQHNPANVYFVIANGIASLHNVFMIVVHFFGDKFKDKGLQLVMVAVLDMMIVALVSSGDGAATFMAELGKKGNSHARWNKICDKFEKYCDRAGGAIIASYIGLLFLLVITVLSIIKLLKRN from the exons ATGGCTCTAGAAAATGGACAGAAACCCGAGGATAGGGCGGAGTTAGCGGCGGTGACGAAGCCGACGGACTGGACTATTGTCGTACTGAGGGTGGTTGGGTTTTTTGCCACGGTGACTGCAACCGTTGTAATGGCAAGCAACAAAGAAACCAAGTCCTTGGTGGTTGCCCCACCAATAAGCGTCACTCTCACAGCCAAGTTTCAGCACAATCCTGCAAATGT GTACTTTGTGATAGCTAATGGAATTGCAAGCCTTCATAACGTGTTCATGATAGTTGTGCACTTTTTTGGAGACAAGTTCAAGGACAAGGGCCTTCAACTTGTGATGGTAGCCGTTTTAGACATG ATGATTGTGGCCCTGGTATCTTCGGGCGATGGTGCAGCAACCTTCATGGCAGAGCTAGGGAAGAAGGGAAACTCGCACGCAAGGTGGAACAAAATCTGCGACAAGTTCGAGAAGTACTGCGACCGTGCCGGCGGTGCCATCATCGCTTCCTACATCGGACTCCTCTTTTTGCTGGTTATCACAGTGTTGTCCATCATCAAACTACTCAAAAGAAATTAG